One Panicum virgatum strain AP13 chromosome 3N, P.virgatum_v5, whole genome shotgun sequence DNA segment encodes these proteins:
- the LOC120664745 gene encoding putative clathrin assembly protein At2g01600 has product MASMQSWRKAYGAIKDTTTVSLANLNSDFKDLDVAIVKATNHVECPPKERHLRKVVAATSIARPRADVAYCIHALARRLAKTRNWIVALKTLVVIHRLLREGDPTFREELLNFTQRGRILQLSNFKDDSSPIAWDCSAWVRTYGLFLEERLECFRVLKYDVEAERLSKQGQGPEKGHSRTRELDSQDLLEQLPALQQLLYRLVGCRPEGAANNNYLVQYALALVLKESFKIYCAINDGIINLVDKFFEMPRHEALKALEIYRRAGQQAGNLSEFYENCRGLELARNFQFPTLREPPQTFLATMEEYVREAPRMVPVREPLELPERLLLTYKPEESEEIPEPPPVEEEKAPVEEPDSVPPVTEVVSPPPKTELLDTGDLLGLNDPSPAVSAIEESNALALAIVPTEGTSTTGNTTFQDKGFDPTGWELALVTAPSNTTSSASSSQLGGGFDKLILDSLYDDGAYRQRQQQQLYGSAAPNPFMTNDPFAMSNQVAPPPSVQLAAMSQQHQQIPTVMQPNPFGPPMQPQMGMGPATNNPFLDAGFGPFPVVNNGHQQHNPFGGAQLL; this is encoded by the exons ATGGCGTCGATGCAGAGCTGGCGCAAGGCCTACGGCGCCATCAAGGACACGACCACCGTCAGCCTCGCCAACCTCAACTCCGACTTCAAG GATCTGGATGTGGCGATCGTGAAGGCGACTAACCACGTGGAGTGCCCGCCCAAGGAGCGCCACCTGCGCA AAGTTGTTGCGGCGACATCCATCGCCAGGCCACGAGCGGATGTTGCCTACTGCATCCACGCTCTTGCCCGCCGTCTTGCTAAGACCCGCAACTGGATT GTTGCACTGAAAACACTTGTAGTGATCCATAGACTTCTTCGAGAGGGTGATCCTACATTTCGAGAAGAGCTTCTTAACTTTACACAAAGGGGACGAATTCTACAACTTTCAAACTTTAAGGATGATTCCAGCCCAATTG CTTGGGATTGTTCTGCTTGGGTTCGCACATACGGTTTGTTTTTGGAGGAAAGATTGGAATGCTTCAGAGTTCTGAAGTATGATGTCGAAGCTGAGCGTTTGTCCAAACAGGGTCAAGGTCCTGAAAAG GGACACAGTAGAACTAGAGAGTTGGATTCACAGGATCTATTAGAGCAATTGCCAGCATTGCAGCAGCTATTATACCGACTTGTGGGATGCCGG CCTGAAGGAGCTGCAAATAACAACTACTTGGTGCAATATGCTCTAGCTTTG GTGCTAAAAGAAAGCTTCAAAATTTATTGTGCGATAAATGATGGAATTATCAACCTTGTCGATAAG TTTTTCGAGATGCCAAGACATGAAGCACTTAAAGCTCTTGAAATCTACAGAAGGGCTGGCCAACAG GCTGGTAATCTATCAGAGTTCTATGAGAATTGCCGGGGTTTGGAGCTTGCGaggaattttcagtttcccacTCTGAGGGAG CCACCACAAACATTTCTAGCAACTATGGAGGAGTATGTGAGGGAGGCTCCGCGTATGGTTCCAGTTCGAGAACCCCTG GAACTTCCTGAGAGGCTTCTTCTTACGTACAAACCTGAGGAGTCAGAGGAAATTCCTGAGCCTCCTCCTGTAGAAGAGGAAAAGGCACCTGTTGAAGAACCTGATTCGGTACCACCTGTTACTGAAGTTGTTTCACCTCCTCCCAAGACCGAGTTGCTTGATACTGGTGATTTACTG GGCCTAAATGATCCAAGCCCTGCTGTATCAGCAATAGAGGAAAGCAATGCTCTTGCCTTGGCTATTGTTCCAACAG AGGGTACTTCAACAACTGGTAACACCACGTTTCAAGATAAGGGGTTTGATCCAACAGGATGGGAACTTGCCCTTGTTACTGCTCCGAGCAACACAACTTCATCTGCTTCTAGCAGTCAATTG GGTGGTGGATTCGACAAGCTCATCTTGGACAGCCTTTATGATGATGGGGCTTACAGGCAGAGACAACAGCAACAGCTATATGGGTCAGCAGCGCCTAATCCATTCATGACAAATGATCCTTTTGCAATGTCCAACCAAGTCGCTCCTCCACCATCAGTTCAATTGGCTGCCATGTCTCAGCAGCATCAGCAGATCCCAACGGTGATGCAACCGAATCCCTTCGGACCACCAATGCAACCGCAGATGGGCATGGGCCCTGCAACAAACAATCCTTTTCTGGATGCTGGCTTCGGGCCATTCCCAGTGGTGAACAACGGACATCAGCAACATAACCCATTCGGTGGTGCCCAACTTCTGTAG
- the LOC120664746 gene encoding phosphoethanolamine N-methyltransferase 1-like isoform X2 has protein sequence MDAGRAPVMAVANGIGEVERKVQKSYWEEHSKDLTVESMMLDSRAADLDKEERPEILSLLPSYKGKSVLELGAGIGRFTGDLAKEAGHVLALDFIESVIKKNESINGHNKNITFMCADVTSPDLKIEDNSFDLIFSNWLLVYLSDEEVEKLVAKMVKWLKVGGHIFFRESCFHQSGDSKRKVNPTHYREPRFYTKLWCYNFKSFITKFP, from the exons ATGGACGCCGGCCGCGCCCCCGTGATGGCCGTCGCGAATG GGATCGGTGAGGTGGAGCGGAAGGTGCAGAAGAGCTACTGGGAGGAGCACTCCAAGGACCTCACCGTCGAGTCCATGATGCTCgactcccgcgccgccgacctcgACAAGGAGGAGCGCCCAGAG ATCCTGTCGTTGCTTCCATCTTACAAAGGGAAATCAGTTCTTGAGCTTGGTGCTGGAATAGGACGCTTTACTGGAGACCTGGCAAAAGAAGCTGGCCACGTTCTAGCACTGGATTTTATTGAAAGTGTGATTAAGAAG AATGAAAGCATAAATGGACACAACAAGAACATAACTTTCATGTGTGCTGATGTAACATCTCCCGACTTGAAAATTGAAGACAACTCCTTTGATCTGATATTTTCAAACTGGCTATTAGTGTACCTTTCAGATGAGGAG GTTGAGAAGCTTGTGGCGAAAATGGTAAAATGGTTAAAGGTAGGTGGCCATATATTCTTTAGAGAATCATGTTTTCACCAATCTGGAGATTCGAAAAGGAAAGTGAACCCAACACACTACAGAGAACCAAGGTTTTATACTAAG CTCTGGTGTTACAACTtcaagagtttcatcaccaagtTTCCATGA
- the LOC120664746 gene encoding phosphoethanolamine N-methyltransferase 1-like isoform X1: MDAGRAPVMAVANGIGEVERKVQKSYWEEHSKDLTVESMMLDSRAADLDKEERPEILSLLPSYKGKSVLELGAGIGRFTGDLAKEAGHVLALDFIESVIKKNESINGHNKNITFMCADVTSPDLKIEDNSFDLIFSNWLLVYLSDEEVEKLVAKMVKWLKVGGHIFFRESCFHQSGDSKRKVNPTHYREPRFYTKVILQALCFQSISTSRVECCLQYTFQRYLS, from the exons ATGGACGCCGGCCGCGCCCCCGTGATGGCCGTCGCGAATG GGATCGGTGAGGTGGAGCGGAAGGTGCAGAAGAGCTACTGGGAGGAGCACTCCAAGGACCTCACCGTCGAGTCCATGATGCTCgactcccgcgccgccgacctcgACAAGGAGGAGCGCCCAGAG ATCCTGTCGTTGCTTCCATCTTACAAAGGGAAATCAGTTCTTGAGCTTGGTGCTGGAATAGGACGCTTTACTGGAGACCTGGCAAAAGAAGCTGGCCACGTTCTAGCACTGGATTTTATTGAAAGTGTGATTAAGAAG AATGAAAGCATAAATGGACACAACAAGAACATAACTTTCATGTGTGCTGATGTAACATCTCCCGACTTGAAAATTGAAGACAACTCCTTTGATCTGATATTTTCAAACTGGCTATTAGTGTACCTTTCAGATGAGGAG GTTGAGAAGCTTGTGGCGAAAATGGTAAAATGGTTAAAGGTAGGTGGCCATATATTCTTTAGAGAATCATGTTTTCACCAATCTGGAGATTCGAAAAGGAAAGTGAACCCAACACACTACAGAGAACCAAGGTTTTATACTAAGGTAATTTTACAAGCCCTCTGTTTCCAGTCTATCTCAACTTCAAGAGTGGAATGCTGTCTACAGTACACCTTCCAACGTTACCTGTCCTAA